In Pseudomonas lalkuanensis, the following are encoded in one genomic region:
- a CDS encoding ABC transporter ATP-binding protein, whose protein sequence is MAETQGNDILVSFRGVQKSYDGETLIVKDLNLDIRKGEFLTLLGPSGSGKTTSLMMLAGFETPTNGEILLAGRSINNVPPHKRDIGMVFQNYALFPHMTVAENLAFPLSVRGMSKTDASERVKRALSMVQLDSFRNRYPGQLSGGQQQRVALARALVFEPQLVLMDEPLGALDKQLREHMQMEIKHIHQRLGVTVVYVTHDQGEALTMSDRVAVFHQGEIQQIAPPRELYELPKNTFVANFIGENNRLNGQLESREGGKCVVRLARGEKVEALAINVGQPGEPVTLSIRPERVRLNGHSESCVNRFSGRVAEFIYLGDHVRIRMEVCGKPDFFVKQPIAELDPALAVGDVVPLGWQVEHVRALDPLLAE, encoded by the coding sequence ATGGCCGAGACACAAGGCAACGACATCCTGGTCAGCTTTCGCGGCGTGCAGAAGAGCTACGACGGCGAGACCCTGATCGTCAAAGACCTCAACCTGGACATTCGCAAAGGCGAATTCCTCACCCTGCTCGGACCGTCCGGCTCCGGCAAGACCACCAGCCTGATGATGCTCGCCGGGTTCGAGACCCCCACCAACGGCGAAATCCTCCTGGCCGGTCGCTCCATCAACAACGTGCCTCCGCACAAGCGCGACATCGGCATGGTGTTCCAGAACTACGCGCTGTTCCCGCACATGACGGTGGCCGAGAACCTCGCCTTCCCGCTTTCCGTGCGCGGCATGAGCAAGACCGACGCCAGCGAGCGGGTCAAGCGCGCGCTGTCCATGGTCCAGCTGGACAGCTTCCGCAACCGCTACCCCGGACAGCTTTCCGGCGGCCAGCAGCAGCGCGTCGCCCTGGCCCGTGCCCTGGTGTTCGAACCCCAGCTGGTGCTGATGGACGAACCCCTCGGTGCGTTGGACAAGCAGCTGCGCGAACACATGCAGATGGAGATCAAGCACATCCACCAGCGCCTCGGCGTGACCGTGGTCTACGTGACCCACGACCAGGGTGAAGCCCTGACCATGTCCGACCGCGTGGCCGTGTTCCATCAGGGCGAGATCCAGCAGATCGCCCCGCCGCGAGAGCTCTACGAGCTGCCGAAGAACACCTTCGTGGCCAACTTCATCGGCGAGAACAACCGCTTGAACGGCCAGTTGGAAAGCCGCGAGGGCGGCAAGTGCGTGGTTCGCCTGGCCCGTGGCGAGAAGGTCGAGGCGCTGGCGATCAACGTCGGCCAGCCGGGCGAGCCGGTGACCCTGTCGATCCGCCCCGAGCGCGTGCGCCTGAACGGCCACAGCGAGAGCTGCGTGAATCGCTTCTCCGGGCGTGTCGCCGAGTTCATCTACCTGGGCGACCACGTGCGTATCCGCATGGAGGTCTGCGGCAAGCCCGACTTTTTCGTCAAGCAACCTATTGCTGAGCTCGACCCCGCACTGGCGGTAGGCGATGTGGTGCCGCTCGGCTGGCAAGTGGAGCACGTCCGCGCACTGGACCCGCTTCTGGCGGAATGA
- the trpE gene encoding anthranilate synthase component I, with the protein MTREEFLRLAAEGYNRIPLAFETLADFDTPLSLYLKLADTPYSYLLESVQGGEKWGRYSIIGLQSRTVLRAYGLKVSVSVDDAEVESHDCEDPLAFVEDFKERYQVAPIAGLPRFNGGLVGYFGYDCVRYVEKRLANCPNPDPLGTPDILLMVSDAVIVFDNLAGKLHAIVLVDPSQPDAYEQGQARLMEIRQKLRQPVVPRLGVDPSLPAGGEPEFRSSFTRDDYEQAVREIKEYILAGDCMQVVISQRMSIPFKAAPIDLYRALRCFNPTPYMYFFNFGDFHVVGSSPEVLVRVEDGLVTVRPIAGTRPRGATEEADRALEEDLLSDAKELAEHLMLIDLGRNDVGRVSSTGSVKVTEKMVIERYSNVMHIVSNVTGQLKEGVSAMSALRAILPAGTLSGAPKIRAMEIIDDLEPVKRGVYGGAVGYLAWNGNMDTAIAIRTAVIKDGELHVQAGAGIVADSVPALEWEETLNKRRAMFRAVALAEQTAKTDA; encoded by the coding sequence ATGACCCGCGAAGAATTCCTGCGTTTGGCCGCCGAAGGCTATAACCGCATTCCGCTTGCGTTCGAGACACTGGCGGATTTCGACACCCCCCTGTCCCTCTACCTGAAGCTCGCCGATACGCCGTATTCCTACCTCCTGGAATCCGTGCAGGGCGGCGAGAAGTGGGGCCGTTACTCGATCATCGGCCTGCAGAGCCGCACCGTGCTGCGTGCCTACGGCCTGAAGGTCAGCGTCAGCGTCGACGACGCCGAAGTGGAGTCCCACGACTGCGAAGATCCGCTGGCATTCGTCGAAGACTTCAAGGAGCGCTACCAGGTGGCTCCGATTGCCGGCCTGCCGCGCTTCAACGGCGGCCTGGTGGGTTACTTCGGCTATGACTGCGTGCGTTACGTCGAGAAGCGCCTGGCCAACTGCCCGAACCCCGATCCGCTGGGTACCCCGGATATCCTGCTGATGGTCTCGGACGCGGTGATCGTCTTCGACAACCTGGCGGGCAAGCTGCACGCCATCGTCCTGGTCGACCCGAGCCAGCCGGACGCCTACGAGCAGGGCCAGGCGCGCCTCATGGAAATCCGCCAGAAACTGCGCCAGCCGGTCGTGCCGCGCCTCGGTGTGGACCCGAGCCTGCCGGCGGGCGGCGAGCCGGAGTTCCGCTCCAGCTTCACTCGCGATGACTACGAGCAGGCGGTGCGGGAAATCAAGGAATACATCCTGGCCGGCGATTGCATGCAGGTGGTGATTTCCCAGCGCATGTCGATCCCCTTCAAGGCCGCTCCCATCGATCTCTATCGCGCCCTGCGCTGCTTCAACCCCACCCCCTACATGTACTTCTTCAACTTTGGCGACTTCCACGTAGTGGGCAGCTCGCCGGAGGTGCTGGTGCGTGTCGAGGATGGCCTGGTCACCGTGCGCCCGATCGCCGGCACCCGCCCCCGTGGCGCGACCGAGGAAGCCGACCGCGCGCTGGAGGAGGACCTGCTCTCCGACGCCAAGGAGCTCGCCGAGCACCTGATGCTGATCGACCTCGGCCGCAATGACGTCGGCCGTGTTTCCAGCACCGGTTCGGTGAAGGTCACCGAGAAGATGGTGATCGAGCGTTACTCCAACGTGATGCACATCGTTTCCAACGTCACCGGCCAGCTCAAGGAAGGCGTCTCCGCCATGTCGGCACTGCGCGCCATCCTGCCGGCCGGGACCCTCTCCGGCGCACCGAAGATCCGCGCCATGGAAATCATCGACGACCTCGAACCGGTCAAGCGTGGCGTCTACGGCGGCGCCGTGGGCTACCTGGCCTGGAACGGCAACATGGATACGGCCATCGCGATCCGCACGGCGGTCATCAAGGACGGCGAACTGCACGTACAGGCCGGCGCTGGCATCGTCGCCGACTCGGTTCCGGCGCTGGAATGGGAAGAGACGCTGAACAAGCGCCGCGCCATGTTCCGTGCCGTGGCCCTTGCCGAACAGACCGCCAAGACCGACGCCTGA
- the trpD gene encoding anthranilate phosphoribosyltransferase — protein MDIKEALNRVVNQLDLTTEEMQDVMRLIMTGQCTDAQIGAFLMGMRMKSETIEEIVGAVSVMRELATRVELSTLDHVVDVVGTGGDGANIFNVSSAATFVVAAAGGKVAKHGNRAVSGKTGSADVLEAAGIYLDLKPEQVARCIESIGVGFMFAQVHHKAMKYAAGPRRELGLRTLFNMLGPLTNPAGVKRQVVGVFSQALCRPLAEVLKRLGSEHILVVHSRDGLDEVSLAAPTHVAELKDGEVTEYQIQPEDFGIKSQSLIGLTVGSPQESLELIRDALGKRKTENGQKAADMIVLNAGAALYAADLASSLKEGVRLAQDALHTGLAREKLDELASFTAVFRVENEA, from the coding sequence ATGGACATCAAGGAAGCCCTGAACCGTGTGGTCAACCAGTTGGACCTGACCACCGAAGAAATGCAGGACGTGATGCGCCTGATCATGACCGGTCAGTGCACCGACGCCCAGATCGGCGCCTTCCTCATGGGCATGCGCATGAAGAGCGAGACCATCGAAGAGATCGTCGGTGCGGTGTCGGTCATGCGTGAGTTGGCTACCCGCGTCGAGCTCTCCACGCTCGATCACGTGGTCGACGTGGTCGGCACCGGTGGTGATGGCGCGAATATCTTCAACGTCTCCTCAGCAGCCACCTTCGTGGTCGCCGCGGCGGGCGGCAAGGTGGCCAAGCACGGCAACCGCGCGGTGTCCGGCAAGACCGGCAGCGCCGATGTGCTGGAAGCCGCCGGTATCTACCTCGACCTCAAGCCGGAACAGGTGGCGCGCTGCATAGAAAGCATCGGCGTGGGCTTCATGTTCGCCCAGGTTCACCACAAGGCGATGAAATACGCCGCCGGTCCGCGCCGCGAACTGGGGCTGCGCACCCTGTTCAACATGCTCGGCCCGCTTACGAATCCGGCCGGAGTGAAGCGCCAGGTGGTCGGCGTGTTCAGCCAGGCGCTGTGCCGCCCGCTGGCCGAAGTGCTCAAGCGCCTGGGTAGCGAGCACATCCTGGTCGTGCATTCCCGTGATGGCCTCGACGAGGTGAGCCTCGCCGCGCCGACCCATGTCGCCGAACTGAAGGACGGCGAAGTCACCGAGTACCAGATCCAGCCCGAGGACTTCGGCATCAAGAGCCAGAGCCTGATCGGCCTGACTGTCGGCAGCCCGCAGGAGTCGCTCGAACTGATCCGCGACGCCCTGGGCAAGCGCAAGACCGAGAATGGCCAGAAGGCCGCCGACATGATCGTGCTGAACGCCGGGGCGGCCCTCTATGCCGCCGACCTGGCTTCCAGCCTGAAAGAAGGTGTACGCCTGGCGCAGGACGCCCTGCACACTGGCCTCGCCCGCGAGAAACTGGACGAGCTGGCCTCCTTTACCGCGGTGTTCCGAGTGGAGAATGAAGCGTGA
- a CDS encoding phosphoglycolate phosphatase: MGTLYRLFDGRLPRLVMFDLDGTLVDSVPDLAAAVDRMLVALGRPAAGVEQVREWVGNGARVLVRRALAGGLDHSSVHDSDAERGLELFMAAYAESHALTTVYPGVAETLKWLKKKGVELALVTNKPERFVAPLLDEMKLGRYFSLIIGGDTLPQQKPDPAALLHVMHITGVSRSEALFVGDSRNDVLAAKAAGVKCVALSYGYNHGRPIAEEEPALVVDDLRELLPGGCAAHGAALMSPDPSDNPPQRDRNVVVSSKHRLTRAGMSIIKAIARWRWRA, encoded by the coding sequence ATGGGCACGTTGTACCGGCTGTTTGACGGGCGACTGCCACGCCTGGTGATGTTTGACCTGGACGGCACCCTGGTGGACTCGGTGCCGGACCTGGCCGCTGCTGTCGACCGCATGCTGGTTGCCCTCGGGCGCCCGGCCGCCGGAGTCGAGCAGGTCCGTGAATGGGTTGGCAACGGTGCCCGGGTGCTGGTGCGCCGCGCCCTGGCTGGTGGCCTTGACCATTCCTCCGTGCACGACAGCGATGCCGAGCGTGGCCTGGAACTGTTCATGGCGGCCTACGCCGAAAGCCATGCGCTGACCACGGTCTATCCAGGGGTAGCGGAAACCCTCAAGTGGCTGAAGAAGAAAGGCGTGGAATTGGCACTGGTGACCAACAAGCCTGAACGCTTCGTTGCCCCCTTGCTGGACGAAATGAAGCTTGGCCGTTACTTCTCGCTGATCATCGGTGGCGACACCCTGCCGCAGCAGAAGCCGGACCCGGCCGCGCTGCTCCACGTGATGCACATCACCGGGGTCAGTCGCAGCGAAGCGCTGTTCGTCGGTGACTCGCGCAACGACGTGCTCGCTGCCAAGGCCGCCGGGGTGAAATGCGTGGCGCTGAGCTACGGTTACAACCACGGCCGGCCCATTGCCGAGGAAGAGCCGGCCCTCGTGGTGGATGACCTGCGTGAGCTGCTTCCGGGAGGTTGCGCCGCCCACGGCGCTGCGCTAATGTCGCCGGACCCCTCCGACAATCCGCCTCAACGAGACAGAAACGTGGTGGTTTCCAGCAAGCATCGGCTCACACGAGCCGGAATGAGCATCATCAAGGCTATCGCCCGTTGGCGCTGGCGCGCCTGA
- a CDS encoding ABC transporter substrate-binding protein produces MSKSLKLTAIALGLACAAQAMAADLTVVSFGGANKNAQVKAFYEPYQKSTGDKIIAGEYNGEMAKVKAMVDTNSVSWNLVEVESPELARGCDEGMFEELDAAQFGKTEDFVPGAIQPCGVGFFVWSTVLAYNADKLKSAPTSWADFWDVKKFPGKRGLRKGAKYTLEFALMADGVAPKDVYSVLATKEGQDRAFKKLDEIKPSIQWWEAGAQPPQFLASGDVVMSSAYNGRIAAVQKESNLKVVWTGGIYDFDSWAIPKGAKDVDKAKEFIAFSVKPEQQKTYSENIAYGPANTQAVPLLDKGLLKDMPTTPENIKDQVAMDVTFWADYGEQLEQRFNAWAAK; encoded by the coding sequence ATGTCGAAATCCCTGAAACTCACCGCCATCGCCCTCGGGTTGGCCTGCGCCGCACAGGCCATGGCTGCCGACCTGACCGTGGTGTCCTTCGGCGGTGCCAACAAGAATGCGCAGGTCAAGGCGTTCTACGAGCCCTACCAGAAGAGCACCGGCGACAAGATCATCGCTGGCGAATACAACGGCGAAATGGCCAAGGTGAAGGCCATGGTCGACACCAACAGCGTTTCCTGGAACCTGGTGGAAGTGGAGTCGCCTGAGCTCGCCCGTGGTTGCGACGAAGGCATGTTCGAAGAGCTGGACGCCGCCCAGTTCGGCAAGACCGAGGACTTCGTTCCCGGCGCCATCCAGCCCTGCGGTGTCGGCTTCTTCGTATGGTCCACCGTGCTGGCCTACAACGCCGACAAGCTGAAGTCCGCTCCCACCAGCTGGGCTGATTTCTGGGATGTGAAGAAATTCCCCGGCAAGCGCGGCTTGCGCAAGGGCGCCAAGTACACCCTGGAGTTCGCCCTGATGGCCGACGGCGTTGCACCGAAGGACGTCTACAGCGTGCTGGCCACCAAGGAAGGCCAGGACCGCGCCTTCAAGAAGCTCGACGAAATCAAGCCGAGCATCCAGTGGTGGGAAGCCGGCGCCCAACCGCCGCAGTTCCTCGCGTCCGGTGACGTGGTCATGAGCTCGGCCTACAACGGCCGTATCGCCGCCGTGCAGAAGGAAAGCAACCTGAAAGTGGTGTGGACCGGCGGCATCTACGACTTCGACTCCTGGGCCATCCCGAAGGGTGCCAAGGATGTCGACAAGGCCAAGGAATTCATTGCCTTCTCGGTCAAGCCCGAGCAGCAGAAGACCTACTCCGAGAACATCGCCTATGGCCCGGCCAACACCCAGGCCGTGCCGCTGCTGGACAAGGGCCTGCTGAAGGACATGCCGACCACCCCGGAGAACATCAAGGACCAGGTCGCCATGGACGTCACCTTCTGGGCTGACTACGGCGAGCAGCTGGAACAACGCTTCAACGCCTGGGCGGCCAAGTAA
- the rpe gene encoding ribulose-phosphate 3-epimerase, with protein MQPFAIAPSILSADFARLGEEVENVLAAGADIVHFDVMDNHYVPNLTIGPMVCSALRKYGITAPIDAHLMVKPVDRIIGDFIEAGATYITFHPEASEHIDRSLQLIRDGGCKAGLVFNPATPLDVLKYVMDKVDMILLMSVNPGFGGQKFIPGTLDKLREARALIDASGRDIRLEIDGGVNVKNIREIAAAGADTFVAGSAIFNAPDYAEVIAAMRAELAQA; from the coding sequence ATGCAGCCCTTCGCCATCGCACCGTCGATCCTTTCCGCCGATTTCGCCCGCCTGGGCGAGGAAGTGGAGAACGTCCTCGCCGCCGGCGCCGACATCGTTCACTTCGACGTGATGGACAACCACTACGTGCCCAACCTGACCATCGGCCCGATGGTCTGCTCGGCGCTGCGCAAGTACGGCATCACCGCGCCGATCGACGCGCACCTGATGGTCAAGCCGGTGGACCGCATCATCGGCGACTTCATCGAAGCGGGCGCCACCTACATCACCTTCCACCCGGAAGCGTCCGAGCACATCGACCGCTCCCTGCAACTGATCCGCGACGGTGGCTGCAAGGCCGGCCTGGTGTTCAACCCGGCCACCCCGCTGGATGTGCTCAAGTACGTGATGGACAAGGTCGACATGATCCTGCTGATGAGCGTGAACCCCGGCTTCGGCGGGCAGAAGTTCATCCCTGGCACCCTCGACAAGCTGCGCGAGGCCCGCGCCCTGATCGACGCCTCCGGCCGCGACATCCGCCTGGAGATCGACGGCGGCGTCAACGTGAAGAACATCCGTGAGATCGCTGCGGCGGGTGCCGACACCTTCGTCGCCGGTTCGGCCATCTTCAACGCCCCGGACTACGCCGAAGTCATTGCCGCCATGCGCGCCGAACTGGCCCAGGCCTGA
- the trpC gene encoding indole-3-glycerol phosphate synthase TrpC produces the protein MSIPTVLEKILARKAEEVAACRARVSQSEIEALARAADAPRGFARALLERAERHEPAVIAEVKKASPSKGVLRENFVPAQIARSYEAGGAACLSVLTDVDFFQGADAYLQEARAACSLPVIRKDFMIDPYQVVEARAIGADCILLIVSALEDSRMKELAATAKDVGLDVLVEVHDAAELDRALNCLDTPLVGINNRNLHTFEVSLETTLDLLPRIPRDRLVVTESGILNRADVELMEVSGVYAFLVGEAFMRAEEPGTELGRLFFPERNRVVAGIDPD, from the coding sequence GTGAGCATCCCAACCGTTCTTGAGAAGATCCTGGCGCGCAAGGCCGAGGAAGTGGCCGCCTGCCGTGCACGCGTTTCCCAGTCTGAAATCGAGGCGCTGGCGCGTGCCGCCGATGCGCCCCGTGGTTTCGCCCGAGCCCTGCTGGAGCGTGCCGAGCGCCACGAACCGGCGGTAATTGCGGAGGTGAAGAAGGCGTCCCCAAGCAAGGGCGTGCTGCGCGAGAACTTCGTTCCTGCGCAGATCGCCAGGAGCTACGAGGCTGGCGGTGCAGCCTGCCTCTCGGTGCTGACCGACGTGGACTTCTTCCAGGGCGCCGACGCCTACCTGCAGGAAGCTCGCGCAGCCTGCTCGCTGCCGGTGATCCGCAAGGACTTCATGATCGACCCCTACCAGGTGGTCGAGGCCCGTGCCATTGGCGCCGACTGCATCCTGCTGATCGTCTCCGCCCTGGAAGACAGCCGCATGAAGGAGCTGGCCGCGACCGCCAAGGATGTCGGTCTCGACGTGCTGGTGGAAGTGCATGACGCAGCAGAACTGGACCGCGCACTGAACTGCCTGGACACGCCGCTGGTGGGCATCAACAACCGCAACCTGCACACCTTCGAGGTGAGCCTGGAAACCACCCTTGACCTGCTGCCGCGCATCCCGCGCGACCGGCTGGTGGTAACCGAGAGCGGAATCCTCAACCGTGCCGATGTGGAGCTGATGGAAGTCAGCGGCGTATACGCTTTCCTGGTGGGCGAGGCCTTCATGCGCGCCGAAGAGCCGGGCACCGAACTGGGCCGACTGTTCTTCCCCGAGCGCAACCGCGTGGTGGCAGGCATCGATCCGGACTGA
- the crp gene encoding cAMP-activated global transcriptional regulator CRP: MVAITLTPKIKSLDKLLAHCHRRRYTAKSTIIYAGDRCETLFFIIKGSVTILIEDDDGREMIIAYLNAGDFFGEMGLFEKEGSEKERSAWVRAKTECEVAELSYAKFRELTQQDPEILYALGSQMADRLRNTTRKVGDLAFLDVTGRVARTLLDLCKQPDAMTHPDGMQIKITRQEIGRIVGCSREMVGRVLKSLEEQGLVHVKGKTMVVFGTR; this comes from the coding sequence ATGGTCGCAATTACCCTTACACCAAAAATAAAGAGCCTGGACAAACTACTCGCACATTGTCACCGCCGCCGCTACACGGCCAAGAGCACCATCATCTATGCGGGCGATCGCTGCGAAACTCTCTTCTTCATCATCAAGGGCTCCGTCACCATCCTGATCGAGGATGACGATGGCCGGGAAATGATCATTGCCTACCTCAATGCCGGTGACTTCTTCGGCGAGATGGGCCTGTTCGAAAAGGAAGGCTCAGAAAAGGAACGCAGCGCCTGGGTCCGCGCCAAGACGGAGTGCGAAGTGGCGGAGCTGAGCTACGCCAAGTTCCGCGAACTCACCCAGCAGGACCCCGAAATCCTCTACGCCCTGGGCAGCCAGATGGCCGACCGCCTGCGCAACACCACACGCAAGGTGGGCGACCTGGCCTTCCTCGACGTGACCGGCCGCGTGGCGCGTACCCTGCTCGACCTGTGCAAGCAACCCGACGCCATGACCCATCCCGACGGCATGCAGATAAAGATCACCCGTCAGGAAATTGGCCGGATCGTTGGCTGCTCGCGCGAGATGGTCGGTCGCGTGCTCAAAAGCCTGGAAGAACAAGGCCTGGTGCATGTGAAGGGTAAGACGATGGTGGTCTTCGGCACCCGCTGA
- a CDS encoding ABC transporter permease: MLSPYMSPVERLWFYTLRILCGLVLLFLILPVLVIVPLSFNSGTFLVYPLQGFSLRWYADFFSSAEWMRSLTNSMIVAPAATLLAMVFGTLASIGLTRGEFRGKALVMSLLISPMVVPVVIIGVASYLFFAPLGMGNSYLSLILVHAVLGVPFVIITVSATLQGFNYNLVRAAASLGAPPLTAFFKVTLPLIAPGVISGALFAFATSFDEVVVTLFLAGPEQATLPRQMFSGIRENLSPTIAAAATLLIGFSIVLLLVLEWLRGRSERMRTSMPE; the protein is encoded by the coding sequence ATGCTGAGTCCCTACATGTCCCCGGTCGAGCGCCTGTGGTTCTACACCCTGCGCATCCTCTGCGGCCTGGTGCTGCTGTTCCTGATCCTGCCGGTGCTGGTGATCGTGCCGCTGTCGTTCAACTCCGGCACCTTCCTGGTCTATCCGCTGCAGGGCTTCTCCCTGCGCTGGTACGCCGACTTCTTCAGCTCGGCGGAGTGGATGCGTTCGCTGACCAACAGCATGATCGTCGCCCCCGCGGCCACCTTGCTGGCCATGGTCTTCGGCACCCTGGCGTCCATCGGCCTGACCCGTGGCGAGTTTCGCGGCAAGGCGCTGGTGATGAGCCTGCTGATTTCGCCGATGGTGGTGCCGGTGGTGATCATCGGTGTCGCCAGCTACCTGTTCTTCGCCCCGCTGGGCATGGGCAACAGCTACCTGTCGCTGATCCTGGTGCACGCGGTGCTGGGCGTGCCCTTCGTGATCATTACGGTGTCGGCCACCCTCCAGGGCTTCAACTACAACCTGGTGCGCGCCGCCGCCAGCCTGGGCGCGCCGCCGCTGACCGCGTTCTTCAAGGTGACCCTGCCGCTGATCGCGCCGGGGGTGATTTCCGGGGCGTTGTTCGCCTTCGCCACCTCCTTCGACGAAGTGGTGGTGACGCTGTTCCTCGCCGGACCGGAGCAGGCCACCCTGCCACGGCAGATGTTCAGCGGCATTCGCGAGAACCTCAGCCCGACCATCGCCGCCGCGGCAACCTTGCTGATCGGCTTCTCCATCGTCCTGCTGCTGGTACTGGAGTGGCTGCGCGGCCGTAGCGAGCGCATGCGCACTTCCATGCCGGAATAA
- a CDS encoding aminodeoxychorismate/anthranilate synthase component II, with translation MLLMIDNYDSFTYNVVQYLGELGADVHVIRNDELSIAEIEALQPERIVVSPGPCTPNEAGVSLEVIRHFAGKLPILGVCLGHQSIGQAFGGDVVRARQAMHGKTSPVFHKDQGVFEGLNHPLTVTRYHSLVVKLETLPEELEVTAWTQHADGSVDEIMGLRHKTLNIEGVQFHPESILTEQGHELLANFLKQTGGVR, from the coding sequence ATGCTGCTGATGATCGACAACTACGATTCCTTTACCTACAACGTGGTGCAGTACCTCGGCGAGCTGGGCGCGGACGTGCACGTGATTCGCAACGACGAGCTCTCCATCGCCGAGATCGAGGCGCTGCAACCTGAGCGCATCGTGGTCTCCCCTGGTCCCTGTACGCCCAACGAGGCTGGCGTGTCGCTGGAAGTGATCCGTCACTTCGCCGGCAAGCTGCCGATCCTCGGCGTGTGCCTGGGTCACCAGAGCATCGGCCAGGCTTTCGGCGGTGACGTGGTGCGCGCACGCCAGGCCATGCACGGCAAGACCAGCCCGGTGTTCCACAAGGACCAGGGCGTGTTCGAAGGCCTGAACCACCCGCTGACCGTCACCCGCTACCACTCCCTGGTGGTGAAGCTGGAAACCCTGCCCGAAGAGCTGGAAGTCACCGCCTGGACCCAGCATGCCGACGGCTCGGTGGACGAAATCATGGGGCTGCGTCACAAGACGCTGAACATCGAGGGTGTGCAATTCCATCCGGAGTCCATCCTTACCGAGCAAGGCCATGAACTGCTGGCCAACTTCCTCAAGCAGACCGGTGGAGTGCGCTGA
- a CDS encoding ABC transporter permease, which translates to MATAVPLNEVAGPSLKQRLARAERMNRLKSQALILPLLIFLLLTFLVPIGALLYKSVNNPEVVGSMPRTVDAISSWDGKALPAEPVYKALAEDLAAARKNQTIGDLSKRLNMELAGYRSLMAKTARALPFKTEPASYKDALESLDERWGDPAYWQAIRRNASHLTPYYLLASLDHRIDDLGELAPATPDQAIYLDIFARTFWMGAVITVICLLLAYPLAYLLANLPTRQSNLLMILVLLPFWTSILVRVAAWIVLLQSGGLINGALIKLGLIDQPLQLVFNRTGVYIAMVHIMLPFMILPIYSVMKGISPSYMRAAISLGCHPFASFWRVYFPQTVAGVGAGCLLVFILSIGYYITPALLGSPNDQMVSYFVAFFTNTTINWGMATALGGMLLFATLLLYVVYTWLVGAGRLRLG; encoded by the coding sequence ATGGCCACTGCAGTGCCCCTGAACGAGGTCGCCGGCCCCAGCCTCAAGCAGCGCCTCGCCCGAGCCGAGCGGATGAACCGCCTGAAGTCCCAGGCGCTGATCCTGCCGCTGCTGATCTTCCTCCTGCTGACCTTCCTGGTGCCCATCGGCGCGCTGCTCTACAAGAGCGTGAACAACCCGGAAGTGGTCGGCTCCATGCCGCGCACCGTCGACGCCATTTCCAGCTGGGACGGCAAGGCGCTGCCCGCCGAGCCTGTGTACAAGGCGCTGGCCGAAGACCTGGCCGCAGCGCGCAAGAACCAGACCATCGGCGATCTTTCCAAGCGCCTGAACATGGAACTGGCCGGCTACCGCAGCCTGATGGCCAAGACCGCCCGCGCCCTGCCGTTCAAGACTGAGCCGGCTTCCTACAAGGACGCCCTGGAGAGCCTGGACGAGCGCTGGGGCGACCCGGCCTACTGGCAGGCGATCCGTCGCAATGCCAGTCACCTGACCCCCTATTACCTGCTGGCCTCCCTCGACCATCGCATCGATGACCTGGGCGAACTGGCCCCGGCCACGCCGGACCAGGCCATCTACCTCGACATCTTCGCCCGCACCTTCTGGATGGGCGCGGTGATCACCGTCATCTGCCTGCTGCTGGCCTATCCGCTGGCCTACCTGCTGGCCAACCTGCCGACGCGCCAGAGCAACCTGCTGATGATCCTGGTGCTGCTGCCGTTCTGGACCTCGATCCTGGTGCGCGTCGCCGCCTGGATCGTGTTGCTGCAGTCCGGCGGCCTGATCAACGGCGCGCTGATCAAGCTGGGCCTGATCGACCAGCCGTTGCAGCTGGTGTTCAACCGTACCGGCGTCTACATCGCCATGGTGCACATCATGCTGCCGTTCATGATCCTGCCGATCTACAGCGTGATGAAGGGCATCTCCCCCAGCTACATGCGTGCGGCGATTTCCCTCGGCTGCCACCCGTTCGCCAGCTTCTGGCGGGTGTACTTCCCGCAGACCGTGGCCGGCGTCGGCGCCGGCTGCCTGCTGGTGTTCATCCTGTCCATCGGCTACTACATCACCCCGGCGCTGCTGGGCAGCCCGAACGACCAGATGGTCAGCTACTTCGTCGCCTTCTTCACCAACACCACCATTAACTGGGGCATGGCCACGGCCCTGGGCGGCATGCTGCTGTTCGCCACCCTGCTGCTCTATGTGGTTTACACCTGGCTGGTCGGCGCCGGCCGCCTGCGACTGGGTTAA